Proteins encoded by one window of Papio anubis isolate 15944 chromosome 7, Panubis1.0, whole genome shotgun sequence:
- the LOC101018463 gene encoding olfactory receptor 4F3/4F16/4F29-like: MKLMNGENHSVVSEFFLLGLTSSWEIQIFLFLFFTVFYVASMLGNILIMLAIISDHRLHSPTYFLLANLSFIDTGVSSIATPKMVYDLFRKHKVISLKGCITQMFFIHTVGGTEMVLLIVMAYDRYIAICKPLHYLNIMSLRTCISFTAVAWTIGLIHSVAQLAFVVNLPFCGPNKMDSFYCDFPRFIKLACIDTYRLEFLVTANSGFISMGTFFILIVSYIFILVTVRKHSSGGSSKALSTLTAHITVVVFFFGPCIIVYVWPFPTLPIDKFLAIVDALITPFMNPVIYTFRNKDMKVAMRKLFLRAFSIRQNSFSPSPKKSRFILTILGN; this comes from the coding sequence ATGAAGTTGATGAATGGAGAAAATCACTCAGTGGTGTCTGAATTTTTCTTGTTGGGACTCACGAGTTCTTGGGAGattcagattttcctttttctgtttttcacagtgtTTTATGTAGCAAGTATGCTGGGAAACATTCTCATTATGCTTGCTATAATCTCAGACCATCGCTTACATTCCCCGACGTACTTTCTGTTGGCAAATCTCTCCTTCATTGATACAGGTGTTTCCAGCATTGCAACCCCAAAGATGGTTTATGACCTTTTCAGAAAACATAAAGTCATCTCCTTGAAAGGATGCATTACTCAGATGTTCTTTattcacactgttggtggtacAGAGATGGTGCTGCTCATAGTCATGGCCTATGATCGGTATATTGCTATCTGTAAGCCCCTCCACTACCTGAACATCATGAGCCTAAGAACATGCATTTCTTTTACGGCTGTTGCTTGGACCATTGGACTCATCCATTCTGTGGCCCAACTGGCTTTTGTTGTAAACTTACCCTTTTGTGGCCCCAACAAAATGGAtagtttttattgtgattttccTCGGTTTATCAAACTCGCGTGTATAGACACATACAGACTGGAGTTTCTGGTCACTGCCAACAGTGGTTTCATCTCCATGGGCACTTTCTTCATCTTGATTGTGTCCTACATCTTTATTCTGGTCACAGTTCGTAAACACTCTTCAGGAGGTTCATCCAAGGCCCTGTCCACTCTCACAGCTCACATCACTGTTGTGGTTTTCTTCTTTGGTCCTTGCATTATTGTCTATGTGTGGCCATTTCCTACCTTACCTATAGATAAATTTTTAGCTATCGTTGATGCCCTTATTACTCCTTTTATGAATCCTGTCATCTACACATTTAGAAATAAGGACATGAAGGTAGCAATGAGGAAACTGTTTCTTAGGGCTTTCAGTATCAGGCAGAATTCTTTTTCTCCCAGTCCAAAAAAATCCAGATTCATCTTGACTATTCTTGGAAATTAA